One window of the Anoplolepis gracilipes chromosome 9, ASM4749672v1, whole genome shotgun sequence genome contains the following:
- the LOC140669444 gene encoding E3 ubiquitin-protein ligase SIAH1-like isoform X3 — translation MSQLNISTGKRGRGIASTSASTVSALSSSTDLASLFECPVCFDYVLPPILQCQSGHLVCTNCRPKLSCCPTCRGPLGNIRNLAMEKVASNVMFPCKYSTSGCTVSLVHTEKADHEDACEFRPYSCPCPGASCKWQGSLEQVMSHLMMSHKSITTLQGEDIVFLATDINLPGAVDWVMMQSCFGHHFMLVLEKQEKYDGHQQFFAIVQLIGSRKQAENFAYRLELNGHRRRLTWEAMPRSIHEGVSSAILNSDCLVFDTSIAQLFADNGNLGINVTISMA, via the exons ATGTCCCAGTTAAATATCAGCACGGGTAAGCGAGGCAGGGGGATAGCGAGTACCTCCGCGTCAACGGTATCAGCGTTGAGCAGTTCCACCGATTTAGCGAGCCTCTTTGAATGCCCCGTATGTTTCGATTACGTGCTTCCACCGATTTTACAATGTCAAAGCGGGCATCTTGTTTGCACAAATTGCCGACCGAAACTCTCCTGCTGCCCCACATGCAGGGGTCCGCTAG GTAACATCCGTAATTTGGCTATGGAAAAAGTAGCGAGTAATGTGATGTTCCCCTGTAAATATTCTACCAGTGGCTGTACAGTTTCACTGGTACACACTGAAAAGGCAGATCACGAGGATGCATGCGAGTTCCGTCCATACAGTTGTCCTTGTCCGGGTGCGTCCTGTAAATGGCAGGGATCACTGGAACAAGTAATGTCGCATCTTATGATGAGCCACAAAAGTATTACGACCTTACAag gaGAAGACATTGTCTTTTTGGCAACTGATATTAATCTTCCTGGAGCTGTAGATTGGGTGATGATGCAATCCTGTTTTGGCCATCACTTTATGCTAGTGCTTGAGAAACAAGAGAAATATGATGGACATCAGCAGTTTTTTGCAATTGTACAATTGATTGGTTCGAGGAAGCAAGCAGAGAACTTTGCTTACAG ATTAGAATTAAATGGTCATAGAAGGCGTCTCACGTGGGAAGCGATGCCACGGTCTATTCACGAGGGTGTATCGTCTGCGATTTTAAATTCTGACTGCCTTGTATTTGACACTTCTATTGCCCAGTTATTCGCTGACAATGGAAACCTAGGAATTAACGTTACAATTTCTATGGCCTGA
- the LOC140669444 gene encoding retinol dehydrogenase 13-like isoform X4 translates to MSQLNISTGKRGRGIASTSASTVSALSSSTDLASLFECPVCFDYVLPPILQCQSGHLVCTNCRPKLSCCPTCRGPLGNIRNLAMEKVASNVMFPCKYSTSGCTVSLVHTEKADHEDACEFRPYSCPCPGASCKWQGSLEQVMSHLMMSHKSITTLQGEDIVFLATDINLPGAVDWVMMQSCFGHHFMLVLEKQEKYDGHQQFFAIVQLIGSRKQAENFAYRDYMGGTKYTGKENLVNKVAIVTGANTGIGRETVLELAKRNAKIIMACRDMEKCEKARQDIVLETKNKYVYCRKCDLASQESIRKFVKQFKKEYDKLDILINNAGVMRCPKSYTKEGIEMQLGVNHIGHFLLTNLLLDVLKASTSSRIVNVSSVAYRRGQINMTDLNSNKEYDAGKAYSQSKLAIILFTRELANKLKGSSVTVNVVHPGIVDTNITRHMFVYNNFFTRIFLKPFAWPFIRAPLQGAQTVLYAALDPSLTDVSGCYFDNCKIEEVSDEAKNDNLAKWLWKVSEKWTKLDMQLRNRSLTNSHDVAMEISGRKYHEKCTKTGSIYQETYRTFHV, encoded by the exons ATGTCCCAGTTAAATATCAGCACGGGTAAGCGAGGCAGGGGGATAGCGAGTACCTCCGCGTCAACGGTATCAGCGTTGAGCAGTTCCACCGATTTAGCGAGCCTCTTTGAATGCCCCGTATGTTTCGATTACGTGCTTCCACCGATTTTACAATGTCAAAGCGGGCATCTTGTTTGCACAAATTGCCGACCGAAACTCTCCTGCTGCCCCACATGCAGGGGTCCGCTAG GTAACATCCGTAATTTGGCTATGGAAAAAGTAGCGAGTAATGTGATGTTCCCCTGTAAATATTCTACCAGTGGCTGTACAGTTTCACTGGTACACACTGAAAAGGCAGATCACGAGGATGCATGCGAGTTCCGTCCATACAGTTGTCCTTGTCCGGGTGCGTCCTGTAAATGGCAGGGATCACTGGAACAAGTAATGTCGCATCTTATGATGAGCCACAAAAGTATTACGACCTTACAag gaGAAGACATTGTCTTTTTGGCAACTGATATTAATCTTCCTGGAGCTGTAGATTGGGTGATGATGCAATCCTGTTTTGGCCATCACTTTATGCTAGTGCTTGAGAAACAAGAGAAATATGATGGACATCAGCAGTTTTTTGCAATTGTACAATTGATTGGTTCGAGGAAGCAAGCAGAGAACTTTGCTTACAG aGATTATATGGGAGGTACAAAATATACAGGTAAAGAAAACTTAGTTAATAAAGTTGCCATTGTGACCGGAGCTAATACTGGTATTGGAAGAGAAACAGTCTTAGAGTTAGCCAAACgcaatgcaaaaattattatggcATGCAGAGATAtggaaaaatgtgaaaag gCACGTCAAGATATTGTACTTGAGACAAAGAATAAGTATGTTTACTGTAGGAAGTGTGATTTAGCATCGCAAGAAAgtattagaaaatttgttaAGCAGTTTAAGAAAg AATATGATAAACTTGATATACTTATCAATAATGCTGGTGTAATGAGATGTCCAAAGAGTTATACCAAAGAAGGTATCGAGATGCAGCTGGGGGTCAATCATATAGGACATTTCTTGCTCACAAATTTACTTCTTGATGTTTTAAAAGCATCTACATCATCTAGAATTGTGAACGTATCAAGTGTTGCTTATCGTAGAGGTCAAATAAATATGACAGATTTAAATAGCAATAAAGAATACGATGCTGGTAAAGCTTATTCACAAAGTAAATTAGCTATAATTTTGTTCACCAGAGAATTGGCAAACAAATTGAAag GAAGCAGTGTTACTGTAAATGTTGTTCATCCTGGTATAGTGGATACAAATATAACGCGacatatgtttgtatataacaACTTCTTCACACGAATATTCTTAAAACCATTTGCTTGGCCATTTATTAGAGCACCTTTGCAAGGGGCCCAAACTGTTTTGTATGCAGCGTTAGATCCTAGTCTTACAGATGTTTCTGGCTGTTATTTCGA TAATTGCAAAATTGAAGAAGTATCAGATGAAGCCAAAAACGATAATCTGGCAAAATGGTTATGGAAAGTCAGTGAAAAATGGACAAAATTAGATATGCAATTAAGG aatCGATCATTAACAAATTCTCACGATGTTGCAATGGAAATCAGCGGACGAAAGTATCACGAAAAGTGTACTAAAACCGGCAGTATATACCAAGAAACCTACAGAACGTTCCACGTGTAA
- the LOC140669444 gene encoding retinol dehydrogenase 13-like isoform X2 — MRWTLPKPFFYASVAATTVAVSYLTKDYMGGTKYTGKENLVNKVAIVTGANTGIGRETVLELAKRNAKIIMACRDMEKCEKARQDIVLETKNKYVYCRKCDLASQESIRKFVKQFKKEYDKLDILINNAGVMRCPKSYTKEGIEMQLGVNHIGHFLLTNLLLDVLKASTSSRIVNVSSVAYRRGQINMTDLNSNKEYDAGKAYSQSKLAIILFTRELANKLKGSSVTVNVVHPGIVDTNITRHMFVYNNFFTRIFLKPFAWPFIRAPLQGAQTVLYAALDPSLTDVSGCYFDNCKIEEVSDEAKNDNLAKWLWKVSEKWTKLDMQLRVQ; from the exons atgcgtTGGACACTTCcaaaaccttttttttacgCTTCTGTGGCAGCGACTACTGTCGCTGTATCATATTTGACAAA aGATTATATGGGAGGTACAAAATATACAGGTAAAGAAAACTTAGTTAATAAAGTTGCCATTGTGACCGGAGCTAATACTGGTATTGGAAGAGAAACAGTCTTAGAGTTAGCCAAACgcaatgcaaaaattattatggcATGCAGAGATAtggaaaaatgtgaaaag gCACGTCAAGATATTGTACTTGAGACAAAGAATAAGTATGTTTACTGTAGGAAGTGTGATTTAGCATCGCAAGAAAgtattagaaaatttgttaAGCAGTTTAAGAAAg AATATGATAAACTTGATATACTTATCAATAATGCTGGTGTAATGAGATGTCCAAAGAGTTATACCAAAGAAGGTATCGAGATGCAGCTGGGGGTCAATCATATAGGACATTTCTTGCTCACAAATTTACTTCTTGATGTTTTAAAAGCATCTACATCATCTAGAATTGTGAACGTATCAAGTGTTGCTTATCGTAGAGGTCAAATAAATATGACAGATTTAAATAGCAATAAAGAATACGATGCTGGTAAAGCTTATTCACAAAGTAAATTAGCTATAATTTTGTTCACCAGAGAATTGGCAAACAAATTGAAag GAAGCAGTGTTACTGTAAATGTTGTTCATCCTGGTATAGTGGATACAAATATAACGCGacatatgtttgtatataacaACTTCTTCACACGAATATTCTTAAAACCATTTGCTTGGCCATTTATTAGAGCACCTTTGCAAGGGGCCCAAACTGTTTTGTATGCAGCGTTAGATCCTAGTCTTACAGATGTTTCTGGCTGTTATTTCGA TAATTGCAAAATTGAAGAAGTATCAGATGAAGCCAAAAACGATAATCTGGCAAAATGGTTATGGAAAGTCAGTGAAAAATGGACAAAATTAGATATGCAATTAAGGGTACAATAA
- the LOC140669444 gene encoding retinol dehydrogenase 13-like isoform X1 yields MRWTLPKPFFYASVAATTVAVSYLTKDYMGGTKYTGKENLVNKVAIVTGANTGIGRETVLELAKRNAKIIMACRDMEKCEKARQDIVLETKNKYVYCRKCDLASQESIRKFVKQFKKEYDKLDILINNAGVMRCPKSYTKEGIEMQLGVNHIGHFLLTNLLLDVLKASTSSRIVNVSSVAYRRGQINMTDLNSNKEYDAGKAYSQSKLAIILFTRELANKLKGSSVTVNVVHPGIVDTNITRHMFVYNNFFTRIFLKPFAWPFIRAPLQGAQTVLYAALDPSLTDVSGCYFDNCKIEEVSDEAKNDNLAKWLWKVSEKWTKLDMQLRNRSLTNSHDVAMEISGRKYHEKCTKTGSIYQETYRTFHV; encoded by the exons atgcgtTGGACACTTCcaaaaccttttttttacgCTTCTGTGGCAGCGACTACTGTCGCTGTATCATATTTGACAAA aGATTATATGGGAGGTACAAAATATACAGGTAAAGAAAACTTAGTTAATAAAGTTGCCATTGTGACCGGAGCTAATACTGGTATTGGAAGAGAAACAGTCTTAGAGTTAGCCAAACgcaatgcaaaaattattatggcATGCAGAGATAtggaaaaatgtgaaaag gCACGTCAAGATATTGTACTTGAGACAAAGAATAAGTATGTTTACTGTAGGAAGTGTGATTTAGCATCGCAAGAAAgtattagaaaatttgttaAGCAGTTTAAGAAAg AATATGATAAACTTGATATACTTATCAATAATGCTGGTGTAATGAGATGTCCAAAGAGTTATACCAAAGAAGGTATCGAGATGCAGCTGGGGGTCAATCATATAGGACATTTCTTGCTCACAAATTTACTTCTTGATGTTTTAAAAGCATCTACATCATCTAGAATTGTGAACGTATCAAGTGTTGCTTATCGTAGAGGTCAAATAAATATGACAGATTTAAATAGCAATAAAGAATACGATGCTGGTAAAGCTTATTCACAAAGTAAATTAGCTATAATTTTGTTCACCAGAGAATTGGCAAACAAATTGAAag GAAGCAGTGTTACTGTAAATGTTGTTCATCCTGGTATAGTGGATACAAATATAACGCGacatatgtttgtatataacaACTTCTTCACACGAATATTCTTAAAACCATTTGCTTGGCCATTTATTAGAGCACCTTTGCAAGGGGCCCAAACTGTTTTGTATGCAGCGTTAGATCCTAGTCTTACAGATGTTTCTGGCTGTTATTTCGA TAATTGCAAAATTGAAGAAGTATCAGATGAAGCCAAAAACGATAATCTGGCAAAATGGTTATGGAAAGTCAGTGAAAAATGGACAAAATTAGATATGCAATTAAGG aatCGATCATTAACAAATTCTCACGATGTTGCAATGGAAATCAGCGGACGAAAGTATCACGAAAAGTGTACTAAAACCGGCAGTATATACCAAGAAACCTACAGAACGTTCCACGTGTAA
- the LOC140669667 gene encoding peptidyl-prolyl cis-trans isomerase FKBP4: MNIHERSLVTITIPAKQSEVNSEFLTVKFEITLIKCERNKPIWEWNAEEKYEIALRYKERGVELFKDSRITDAFYKFSKACKILITLEPIANLELDKQLESNINGLRLALYNNMAMCHLSRKNYEHTITLCNKVLCKDKNNVKALYRRGMAYGYMNNNEKAVADLKEILTLEPNNNAAKEQFNIYNTRLQESIQRSNDMVRRMFKT, from the coding sequence ATGAACATCCATGAGAGGAGTCTCGTTACCATCACTATACCTGCAAAACAGTCAGAAGTTAATAGTGAATTCTTAACAGTCAAGTTTGAGATTACATTGATTAAATGCGAGCGTAACAAACCAATCTGGGAATGGAATGCAGAGGAGAAGTATGAAATAGCCCTGAGATACAAAGAAAGAGGTGTTGAATTGTTCAAGGATTCAAGAATTACAGATGCATTCTACAAATTCAGCAAAGCttgcaaaattttgataacattGGAGCCAATAGCAAACTTAGAATTAGATAAACAATTAGAATCCAATATTAATGGTCTGAGATTAGCGCTGTACAACAATATGGCTATGTGTCATCTGAGTCGAAAGAATTATGAACATACCATTACTCTATGTAATAAAGTGTTGTGcaaggataaaaataatgttaaggCTTTATATAGAAGAGGAATGGCATATGGATATATgaacaataatgaaaaagcTGTAGCAGATTTAAAGGAAATACTTACCTTAGAGCCAAATAATAATGCAGCAAAAGAgcagtttaatatttataacaccAGATTACAGGAATCAATTCAGAGGAGCAATGATATGGTGAGAAGAATGTTTAagacttaa